Part of the Selenomonadales bacterium genome is shown below.
CAACAGACCGACTACTCGATATTGCACCAAAGGAGAGAAACGCCATGTCAATCGGACAAACCATCAAAGAATATCGCAAACGGCGAGGACTTACCCAACGAGAACTTGCCAAAGAGATAAACTTATCTCGTTCATATCTGGGCGATATCGAAGGCGATCGCTATAACCCGAGCGTCAAAACGCTCCGCGCCATCGCAGACGTCCTTCAGATCCCCGCCAACAAAATGTTCGGCGAAGGAGGATTCCCCGAAGACGAACCGCAAGACCTCATCGAGCTTATCCGCTACGAAAAATACACCTTGAACGGTCGTCTTGCCAACGACACCGATCGTCAAGCACTCGAAAACATCCTCCGCGTACTCTATTGGGA
Proteins encoded:
- a CDS encoding helix-turn-helix transcriptional regulator, coding for MSIGQTIKEYRKRRGLTQRELAKEINLSRSYLGDIEGDRYNPSVKTLRAIADVLQIPANKMFGEGGFPEDEPQDLIELIRYEKYTLNGRLANDTDRQALENILRVLYWDAKEKNSKEG